One stretch of Lachnospiraceae bacterium oral taxon 096 DNA includes these proteins:
- the rplW gene encoding 50S ribosomal protein L23, producing MADIKYYDVILKPVITEKSMAGMADKKYTFLVHTEANKTMIKEAVEKMFPGTKVSSVNTMNLDGKNKRRGLTTGKTAKTKKAIIQLTADSKDIEIFEGL from the coding sequence ATGGCAGACATTAAATACTATGATGTAATCCTCAAGCCTGTAATTACAGAGAAGAGCATGGCTGGTATGGCTGATAAGAAGTACACTTTCTTAGTACATACAGAGGCTAACAAGACAATGATCAAGGAAGCTGTAGAGAAGATGTTCCCAGGAACAAAGGTTTCTTCTGTAAATACAATGAACCTTGACGGAAAGAACAAGCGCCGTGGTTTGACCACAGGTAAGACTGCAAAGACAAAGAAGGCTATTATTCAGTTGACAGCAGATAGCAAGGATATCGAGATCTTTGAGGGACTGTAG
- the rplD gene encoding 50S ribosomal protein L4 yields the protein MAKVSVYDINGKEVDTLELNDAIFGVNVNEHLVHLAVVAQLANKRQGTQKAKTRSEVSGGGRKPWKQKGTGHARQGSTRSPQWKGGGVVFAPTPRDYTITLNKKERRLALKSALTSRVNENKFIVVDDFKMDEIKTKKMQQTLNNLKINKGLVVVSEGETNTVLSTRNIKGMKTASPKTINVYDILKYNTVIASKAAVNTIEEVYA from the coding sequence ATGGCTAAGGTATCTGTTTACGATATTAACGGTAAAGAAGTAGACACATTAGAGTTAAATGATGCAATTTTTGGTGTAAATGTGAATGAGCACCTTGTACATTTAGCAGTAGTTGCACAGCTTGCAAATAAGCGTCAGGGAACACAAAAGGCAAAGACCCGTTCCGAAGTAAGCGGTGGAGGAAGAAAGCCTTGGAAGCAGAAGGGAACAGGTCATGCTCGCCAGGGATCAACAAGATCACCACAGTGGAAGGGTGGCGGAGTTGTATTCGCACCAACACCTAGAGATTACACAATTACTTTGAATAAGAAAGAGAGAAGACTTGCATTAAAGAGCGCTCTTACAAGCAGAGTAAATGAGAATAAGTTCATTGTCGTTGACGACTTTAAGATGGACGAGATCAAGACAAAGAAGATGCAGCAGACACTCAATAACTTAAAGATCAATAAGGGTCTTGTCGTTGTCAGTGAGGGTGAGACAAATACAGTGCTTTCAACAAGAAATATCAAGGGAATGAAGACAGCTTCTCCTAAGACAATCAATGTATATGACATCTTAAAGTACAACACAGTTATTGCTTCTAAGGCTGCAGTAAATACAATCGAGGAGGTATACGCATAA